A stretch of the Aspergillus puulaauensis MK2 DNA, chromosome 6, nearly complete sequence genome encodes the following:
- a CDS encoding uncharacterized protein (COG:H;~EggNog:ENOG410PI7U;~InterPro:IPR004839,IPR015424,IPR015421,IPR015422;~PFAM:PF00155;~go_function: GO:0003824 - catalytic activity [Evidence IEA];~go_function: GO:0030170 - pyridoxal phosphate binding [Evidence IEA];~go_process: GO:0009058 - biosynthetic process [Evidence IEA]), whose product MDDHNKRISDYFKTRTKGQNGLWKDIMMTFNKDHSIILGDNDYLNLAHHKDILTKQANYLIKSTSSDATDNIRSSAFLSEFDPHTALEKDLTAWFGKDCYLAQSGYAANVGVMHAVCHPGMHVYADQLLHMSFYDGLASRGVKLHFFKHNNPTSLESQIKKHGPGFILVESIYSTTGSFAPLEAIVAVKKRHNCILLVDESHSLGLFGTQGLGILHSLNLAPDADYVTASLAKAYATRAGIVFSSNALYVRERSYPFIFSSGLVQNDVVRIRAIWEVIKSADARRSRLSNISTFFRREMDKVAPVAGGLQHTPCAIVSVHMENEDKLAELHRFLSDRGVLAAPFLAPATSPDAPLLRFSLNCDIGVEDVRRVVGVVGEWYSRGAAEFKPKSKL is encoded by the coding sequence ATGGACGACCACAACAAGCGTATCTCGGACTACTTCAAGACCCGCACCAAAGGCCAGAACGGCCTCTGGAAGGATATCATGATGACCTTTAACAAAGACCACTCCATAATCCTCGGCGACAACGACTATCTCAACCTCGCCCACCACAAAGACATCCTCACCAAGCAAGCCAACTACCTCATCAAGTCAACCTCCAGCGACGCCACGGACAACATCCGCTCCTCAGCCTTCCTCTCCGAATTCGACCCTCACACTGCCCTCGAAAAGGACCTCACAGCCTGGTTCGGCAAAGACTGCTACCTCGCCCAGTCCGGCTACGCCGCCAACGTCGGAGTCATGCACGCCGTCTGCCACCCCGGCATGCACGTCTACGCCGACCAACTACTGCACATGTCCTTCTACGACGGCCTCGCATCCCGCGGCGTCAAACTGCACTTCTTCAAGCACAATAACCCCACCAGCCTCGAGTcccagatcaagaagcaCGGGCcgggcttcatcctcgtcgaatCCATCTACAGCACCACGGGCTCCTTCGCGCCCCTCGAGGCCATCGTTGCCGTTAAGAAAAGGCACAACTGCATCCTGCTCGTCGACGAGTCCCACTCCCTCGGCCTCTTCGGCACCCAGGGCCTCGGAATCCTGCATTCCCTCAACCTCGCCCCCGATGCAGACTACGTCACCGCCAGTCTTGCAAAGGCCTACGCCACCCGCGCCGGTATAGTATTCAGCTCGAACGCACTGTACGTCCGCGAGCGCTCATACCCGTTTATATTCTCCTCCGGGCTGGTGCAGAACGACGTCGTGCGCATCCGCGCAATCTGGGAGGTCATAAAATCCGCCGACGCTCGACGTAGCCGACTAAGCAACATCTCGACTTTCTTCCGGCGGGAGATGGACAAGGTTGCGCCTGTTGCGGGTGGGTTACAACATACCCCGTGTGCGATTGTCAGTGTGCACATGGAGAACGAGGATAAGCTGGCCGAGCTGCATCGGTTTCTGTCGGATAGGGGGGTACTGGCGGCGCCGTTTTTGGCGCCGGCGACTTCGCCTGATGCGCCGCTTTTGAGGTTTTCGTTGAATTGTGATattggggttgaggatgtgCGCAGGGTTGTCGGGGTTGTGGGGGAGTGGTATTCTCGTGGTGCTGCTGAGTTCAAGCCTAAGTCTAAGCTTTAG
- a CDS encoding lytic polysaccharide monooxygenase AA11 family protein (CAZy:AA11;~COG:S;~EggNog:ENOG410PMB9;~SECRETED:SignalP(1-20)) — protein MFSKSALAVAALLGSSLVDAHMLLVNPEPYNFKSWDNSPLAADGSNFPCKETDYTITKENQMSKGQPQKLEFKGSATHGGGSCQISITSDRKPTKDTKWSVIKSIEGGCMDPNEGESNGGGGAGSTSSFTPSFTIPDSFEDGKYTLAWTWFNRIGNREMYMNCAPITLGGSSSSKRSDVTAVKKRAEDYPPMFIANINGCQTKHNSSPRFPNPGDDVESINKANLIADASSVCDTGSPTWGGDGMSGGGGGSAPEPTSADGGGGSEPTPTPSVSVGGAAGAAPIQTGQTTEAPAPVAPTASSTFVSSPAAPTAAPTSSPGGSSGSTEGALSGACTDEGAWNCVGGSSFQRCASGQWTEAQALSGGTQCTPGQNADFAVKAVEVKSRMLKEKRRRLHGHNHA, from the coding sequence ATGTTCTCCAAGTCGGCTCTTGCGGTTGCTGCCCTCCTCGGCTCCTCCCTTGTTGATGCTCACATGCTCCTTGTCAACCCTGAACCCTACAACTTCAAGTCATGGGACAACTCTCCCCTCGCAGCAGACGGCAGCAACTTCCCTTGCAAGGAAACTGACTACACTATCACCAAAGAGAACCAGATGAGCAAGGGCCAGCCCCAAAAGCTCGAGTTCAAAGGCAGTGCAACTCATGGTGGTGGCTCTTGTCAGATCAGTATCACATCGGACCGGAAGCCCACCAAGGACACGAAATGGAGCGTCATCAAGTCAATCGAGGGTGGTTGTATGGACCCCAACGAAGGCGAATCCAACGGTGGAGGCGGCGCAGGCTCGACGAGCTCCTTCACACCTAGTTTCACCATTCCCGATAGTTTCGAGGACGGCAAATACACTCTCGCTTGGACTTGGTTCAACCGCATCGGGAACCGTGAGATGTACATGAACTGCGCCCCGATTACCCTAGGTGGGAGTTCCTCTTCGAAGAGGTCCGACGTGACTGCTGTCAAGAAGCGTGCTGAAGATTACCCTCCTATGTTCATCGCCAACATCAACGGTTGCCAAACGAAACACAACTCTTCTCCTCGTTTCCCCAACCCCGGTGATGATGTTGAGTCTATCAATAAGGCCAACCTGATCGCAGACGCCAGCAGTGTCTGTGACACTGGTTCGCCTACCTGGGGAGGTGATGGCAtgagtggtggtggtggtggctctgCTCCTGAGCCTACTTCTGCagatggcggtggtggatcCGAACCAACACCCACCCCCTCAGTCAGCGTCGGAGGAGCTGCCGGTGCCGCACCAATCCAAACCGGACAGACCACTGAGGCACCTGCCCCCGTTGCTCCCACCGCTTCATCGACCTTCGtgtcttctcctgctgctccaaCCGCCGCCCCAACCTCAAGTCCCGGTGGCTCTTCAGGATCTACCGAGGGTGCTCTCTCCGGTGCCTGTACCGACGAGGGTGCCTGGAACTGCGTTGGAGGGTCCTCCTTCCAGCGCTGCGCCAGCGGCCAATGGACGGAAGCCCAAGCCTTGTCGGGTGGCACTCAGTGTACCCCTGGCCAGAACGCCGACTTCGCTGTCAAGGCTGTCGAGGTCAAGTCCCGCATGCTCAAGGAGAAGCGCCGACGCCTGCACGGTCACAACCACGCATAG
- a CDS encoding uncharacterized protein (COG:S;~EggNog:ENOG410PSW1;~TransMembrane:4 (i57-86o106-127i148-170o585-608i)), protein MAQHTEQRPSIPIPQGFSSASTLRSEAMPFKTAYSHQIPTDVQNSSGKPLKKPAGSILALIFEGFLCLIALCFIALALVALCIRNRPTGDSLGSAMEESMKLGPTLYPILFAALLSRSLKSLGRYFAQRSVRMSTLWALMNTNSTADPLLHIVSMPASVLVWVLLVLWAMSPLGGQSTIRLLYKTNTTDITHPELRYWDSGPLGNMLVRVGIMEANDGSFPWTMRDMYSASLMQSVDTKVGPLDQWGNVKIPRLEAGNASQADSAGWMPIKRPRSPETFTSLLGMPIVSLPEMKKQGDLNFTIEMTYVELSNPKTFYREKNSTNNDGKGMNIECIDCNLNQQSFFVRSQKLMGLPTDYYDGLDTNMRNLTEPLTLRFNNTLYNTSVTTCQVTQRMVEAFIECENGSCEATKVRPSTTDHRPKNFTSFDYWAWIVLELITGVSWQDYQREVMWGGGSSTLFLNNSGLFPTQSGRAGEEVQLNLTALDPEVFTTRASILLNTGIEVFMAPTAFSGQLPTNLSMYGPAHLPGNGLEVTASEEDYKAFNISVSRPPNPVLEVLRADAPFVGATTNATFVRYTEVYRPDYVWVIILIITSIVLFTVGVAGIVVRLKTLAPNMFDPVVGLTYNNPYISANGKDYDPLDADERARLFSKKTVQLGEVDDYKGIKAVLGEAGYVTPLRLGVPYH, encoded by the exons ATGGCTCAGCATACAGAACAAAGGCCATCCATACCTATACCACAGGGCTTCTCGTCGGCGAGTACTTTACGGTCGGAGGCGATGCCCTTCAAAACAGCCTATTCCCATCAAATTCCAACCGACGTACAGAATAGTTCAGGTAAACCATTGAAAAAGCCGGCAGGTTCTATTCTAGCGCTTATCTTCGAGGGGTTTCTGTGCTTGATCGCCTTATGCTTTATAG CACTCGCACTCGTGGCATTGTGCATCAGGAACAGACCAACAGGCGATAGCCTGGGATCTGCCATGGAGGAGTCCATGAAATTG GGCCCAACTTTATACCCCATCCTCTTTGCGGCCTTACTTTCCCGCTCTCTAAAAAGTCTCGGTCGGTATTTCGCCCAACGGTCTGTTCGCATGTCG ACATTATGGGCCCTGATGAATACCAACTCGACGGCGGATCCCCTCCTACATATTGTCAGTATGCCTGCCTCTGTTCTTGTATGGGTACTATTGGTTCTGTGGGCCATGTCGCCATTAGGGGGCCAGAGCACTATTCGGCTACTATATAAAACAAATACAACTGACATAACTCACCCCGAACTTCGCTATTGGGATAGCGGTCCATTGGGAAATATGCTTGTTAGAGTGGGGATCATGGAAGCAAATGATGGCAGCTTCCCATGGACGATGCGAGACATGTATTCTGCCAGCCTGATGCAGAGTGTTGACACCAAAGTTGGACCGCTTGATCAATGGGGAAATGTGAAGATTCCACGCTTGGAAGCAGGAAACGCATCACAAGCTGACTCCGCTGGATGGATGCCCATCAAGAGACCGCGTTCGCCCGAGACATTCACATCTCTACTTGGTATGCCGATAGTCAGCCTGCCAGAGATGAAAAAGCAAGGAGATCTCAATTTCACAATCGAAATGACATATGTCGAGCTCTCAAACCCAAAAACGTTCTACAGAGAGAAGAACAGCACTAATAATGATGGAAAAGGAATGAACATAGAATGCATTGACTGCAATCTTAATCAGCAAAGCTTTTTTGTTCGGTCACAAAAGCTTATGGGTCTGCCTACGGATTATTACGACGGACTGGATACCAATATGCGGAACCTCACCGAACCACTTACCCTTCGGTTTAACAACACTCTTTACAACACCTCAGTCACAACATGCCAGGTAACTCAACGCATGGTGGAAGCATTCATTGAGTGCGAGAATGGGAGCTGCGAAGCTACCAAGGTCCGCCCATCAACCACCGATCACCGTCCAAAAAACTTCACAAGCTTCGACTACTGGGCATGGATCGTCCTGGAATTGATAACCGGCGTTAGCTGGCAAGACTACCAACGAGAAGTAATGTGGGGCGGAGGCTCGTCTACGCTGTTTCTAAATAATTCTGGTTTGTTTCCCACCCAATCGGGAAGAGCCGGTGAAGAAGTACAACTCAACCTGACCGCGCTTGATCCGGAGGTGTTTACTACGCGGGCATCCATTCTGCTGAATACTGGAATTGAGGTCTTCATGGCCCCCACGGCATTTTCTGGTCAGCTACCAACCAACCTAAGCATGTACGGACCGGCCCATCTACCCGGTAATGGACTTGAAGTCACGGCCTCGGAAGAGGATTACAAGGCTTTCAATATATCAGTGTCTCGACCCCCAAATCCGGTCTTGGAAGTCCTAAGGGCTGATGCACCTTTCGTGGGAGCCACGACCAATGCCACTTTTGTGCGTTACACAGAAGTCTACCGGCCAGATTACGTCTGGGTAATTATCCTCATTATAACCTCAATTGTCCTGTTTACGGTTGGAGTCGCGGGAATCGTTGTCAGGCTGAAAACGCTGGCGCCAAATATGTTTGACCCCGTGGTGGGCTTGACATACAACAACCCGTATATCTCCGCAAACGGGAAAGATTACGATCCACTTGACGCGGATGAACGGGCCAGACTCTTTTCTAAAAAGACGGTTCAACTGGGTGAAGTGGATGACTACAAAGGAATCAAGGCTGTCCTTGGTGAAGCGGGCTATGTTACGCCATTGCGGCTGGGTGTTCCATATCACTGA
- the YIH1 gene encoding IMPACT family protein (COG:S;~EggNog:ENOG410PK33;~InterPro:IPR036956,IPR016135,IPR023582,IPR006575, IPR020569,IPR020568,IPR001498;~PFAM:PF01205,PF05773;~go_function: GO:0005515 - protein binding [Evidence IEA]), whose translation MSDLNADLAEEVEAINAIYDPDTITISDTSKSSSTSTLDLGNSSSSPTKAATTIKLQIPNHANLSFLLAFEATYPDTAPRITGTASTASRGEGKIAIDVLEDILSRTYQPGAVCLFDLINEAIETFEELRIGTDDASTNPTSTETVAATASADNDGIENITATTASLTLHESMGLSEPPPWILSEVISEKKSVFVARAAHVTSLDQAKTYLDYLLASDKKVASATHNISAWRIRQLSKASHAGSKDGGGGGKGSSPASTTEMIIQDCDDDGETAAGGRLLHLMQLMDVWDVVVVVTRWYGGVHLGPDRFRIINAAGRDALVRGGFEKKKEAGGEKGKKKGKK comes from the coding sequence ATGTCTGATCTCAACGCCGACCTCGCAGAGGAAGTTGAAGCCATTAATGCTATCTACGACCCGGATACTATTACGATATCAGATACGTCTAAATCTAGCTCTACCTCAACGCTAGACTTAGGGAATTCGAGTTCGTCTCCAACGAAAGCAGCGACAACGATCAAACTCCAAATCCCGAACCATGCAAACCtatccttcctcctcgccttcgagGCAACATACCCAGATACCGCCCCTCGAATAACCGGGACAGCATCTACAGCTTCACGTGGGGAGGGCAAAATCGCCATCGATGTCCTCGAAGATATTCTCAGCCGGACATACCAACCCGGCGCGGTATGCCTTTTCGATCTCATAAACGAAGCTATCGAGACGTTTGAAGAACTGCGCATCGGCACCGACGACGCAAGCACGAATCCTACATCAACAGAGACCGTGGCAGCGACTGCATCCGCCGACAACGATGGCATTGAAAACATAACTGCAACCACTGCCTCTCTCACCCTGCATGAGAGCATGGGTCTCTCCGAACCACCACCCTGGATTCTCTCCGAGGTCATCTCCGAAAAGAAATCCGTCTTCGTTGCGCGCGCGGCCCATGTTACCAGTCTGGACCAGGCGAAGACTTACCTGGATTATTTGCTCGCGAGTGACAAGAAGGTTGCGTCTGCGACGCACAATATTAGTGCGTGGCGAATTCGGCAGCTAAGCAAGGCGTCACATGCGGGATCGAAGGacggaggaggcggcgggaAAGGGTCATCTCCGGCTTCAACCACGGAGATGATAATCCAGGACTGCGACGATGACGGGGAGACGGCTGCGGGCGGGCGACTTCTCCATCTGATGCAGTTGATGGATGTATGggatgtcgtcgtcgtcgtgaCAAGGTGGTACGGTGGTGTGCATTTGGGGCCGGATCGGTTTCGGATCATCAATGCTGCTGGACGGGACGCATTGGTTAGGGGCGGGTttgaaaagaagaaagaggctggtggtgagaaggggaagaagaaggggaagaagtgA
- a CDS encoding putative aromatic amino acid aminotransferase (COG:E;~EggNog:ENOG410PIX0;~InterPro:IPR004839,IPR015424,IPR015421;~PFAM:PF00155;~go_function: GO:0003824 - catalytic activity [Evidence IEA];~go_function: GO:0030170 - pyridoxal phosphate binding [Evidence IEA];~go_process: GO:0009058 - biosynthetic process [Evidence IEA]), translated as MASLSPPVDLSHYFSFVTKRRAPSAVKDFYKYFLIPGIANLAGGLPNASYFPYDTLEASTARSQRFPTVPGGKAKGPQPSERITVPKDSQSAIQQKIDVTTALQYGTAEGLPPLATFVNKFVREHLHPNVPYAGGPDTLMTTGATDGFSKAIEAFTNPWDPDRDWVHLRQGILCEEYVYMNGIQAAQSRGLNIVPVAIDAEGMLPHGPGGLDDVLENWDFRRGRRPHLMYTVTIGQNPTGGTLSVERRREIYAICHKYDVVIVEDDPYWNLQYPSAQEKQAEYRNTPINRHLTPSNYNAGKKSSGYEFLDSLVPSYLSVDTDGRVVRLDTFSKTIAPGCRLGWMTAQPAVIERLARIAESTTQAPSGFVQALVAEMILGQQSDDKSINARKGSDDEKGWQMDGWVRWLEGLRAGYEHRMQQMCSGLEEGKYIVLDTERLDDLTLGENNEEDSWEVLDKVQMYDFVWPTGGMFVWIKADFDSHPLRRKYRPERLSKALWSHLIQRPHLCLLATGAMFSPTDEIKARGYKYFRLCFAAMPADDVAPIAQRLVDGFRTFWQRKNLDGLEDDDTAQAVEHLQIEPSLNFMGMGC; from the exons ATGGCTTCTTTGTCGCCTCCAGTGGACTTGTCCCATTATTTCAGCTTCGTAACAAAGCGGCGTGCGCCGAGTGCCGTGAAAGACTTTTACAAGTACTTTCTCATCCCCGGCATTGCCAACTTGGCGGGCG GACTGCCAAATGCCTCTTATTTTCCGTACGATACCTTAGAAGCATCGACCGCTCGTTCTCAACGATTTCCAACAGTTCCAGGTGGAAAGGCCAAGGGCCCACAGCCGAGCGAACGGATAACAGTACCCAAAGACTCTCAGAGCGCCATCCAGCAGAAGATTGACGTCACAACAGCCTTGCAATATGGCACCGCTGAAGggcttcctcctctggcGACATTTGTGAATAAGTTCGTTCGTGAACATCTTCACCCGAACGTTCCGTATGCCGGTGGCCCAGATACCCTTATGACCACAGGTGCAACCGATGGGTTCTCTAAGGCCATTGAAGCCTTCACCAACCCGTGGGATCCCGATCGTGATTGGGTACACCTTCGTCAAGGAATCCTTTGTGAGGAATATGTATATATGAACGGCATCCAGGCTGCTCAATCAAGAGGACTCAATATCGTCCCGGTAGCCATAGACGCGGAGGGTATGCTGCCGCATGGCCCGGGAGGGTTGGACGATGTTTTGGAAAACTGGGATTTCCGAAGAGGCCGTCGCCCGCATCTGATGTATACCGTAAC CATCGGCCAGAATCCGACTGGCGGCACCTTGTCTGTCGAACGTCGTAGGGAGATTTACGCCATTTGCCATAAATATGACGTTGTCATCGTGGAAGACGACCCATACTGGAATCTGCAATACCCGTCAGCCCAGGAAAAACAAGCGGAATACCGAAACACTCCAATTAACCGGCATTTGACACCGAGCAATTATAACGCTGGGAAAAAATCTTCTGGATACGAGTTCCTTGATTCTCTTGTGCCCTCTTACCTGTCAGTCGATACCGACGGCCGGGTTGTTCGCCTTGACACTTTCTCCAAAACTATTGCCCCAGGCTGCCGTCTCGGCTGGATGACAGCACAGCCAGCTGTAATTGAAAGGTTGGCTCGTATTGCAGAGTCAACCACTCAAGCTCCCTCAGGATTTGTCCAAGCGCTGGTAGCTGAAATGATCCTTGGCCAGCAGTCAGATGACAAGTCCATCAATGCACGGAAGggcagtgatgatgagaaaGGATGGCAGATGGACGGCTGGGTTCGGTGGCTTGAGGGCCTACGTGCGGGATACGAGCACCGCATGCAGCAGATGTGCAGTGGTCTGGAAGAGGGAAAATATATCGTGCTTGATACTGAGAGACTGGATGATCTGACCTTGGGCGAAAATAATGAGGAAGACTCATGGGAGGTTCTGGATAAGGTTCAGATGTACGACTTCGTTTGGCCCACAGGAGGAATGTTTGTTTGGATTAAGGCGGACTTCGACAGCCACCCCTTGCGCCGGAAGTACAGACCCGAGAGGCTATCAAAAGCCCTATGGTCGCATTTGATACAAAGGCCGCATCTCTGCCTCCTTGCCACAGGAGCGATGTTCTCGCCAACGGATGAAATCAAGGCTCGCGGTTATAAGTACTTCCGGTTGTGCTTTGCTGCGATGCCTGCTGATGATGTGGCTCCGATTGCTCAGCGGCTGGTGGACGGTTTCCGAACCTTCTGGCAGAGAAAGAATCTCGATGGccttgaggatgatgacacGGCGCAAGCGGTGGAACACCTGCAGATAGAGCCGTCTCTTAATTTCATGGGAATGGGGTGTTAA